From the Arvicola amphibius chromosome 2, mArvAmp1.2, whole genome shotgun sequence genome, one window contains:
- the Kcnf1 gene encoding potassium voltage-gated channel subfamily F member 1, producing the protein MEPGLGSAPVGSMDASAEQSLPEPGSQDSVAGDDIEIVVNVGGVRQVLYGDLLSQYPETRLAELMDCLAGGYDTIFSLCDDYDPGKREFYFDRDPDAFKCVIEVYYFGEVHMKKGICPICFKNEMDFWKVDLKFLDDCCKSHLSEKHEELEEIARRVQLILDDLGVDAAEGRWRRCQKCVWKFLEKPESSCPARVVAVLSFLLILVSSVVMCMGTIPELQVVDAEGNRVEHPTLENVETACIGWFTLEYLLRLFSSPNKLHFALSFMNIVDVLAILPFYVSLTLTHLGARMMELTNVQQAVQALRIMRIARIFKLARHSSGLQTLTYALKRSFKELGLLLMYLAVGIFVFSALGYTMEQSHPETLFKSIPQSFWWAIITMTTVGYGDIYPKTTLGKLNAAISFLCGVIAIALPIHPIINNFVRYYNKQRVLETAAKHELELMELNSSSAEGKPGGSRSDLDTLPPEPAAREGPSWGSRLKLSHSDTFIPLLTEKHHRTRLQSCK; encoded by the coding sequence ATGGAACCCGGGCTTGGGAGCGCACCCGTGGGGAGCATGGACGCGTCTGCAGAGCAAAGCCTCCCGGAGCCTGGCAGCCAGGACTCTGTGGCAGGCGACGACATTGAGATTGTGGTGAATGTGGGGGGCGTGCGGCAGGTTCTCTATGGAGACCTGCTCAGCCAGTACCCCGAGACCCGGCTGGCGGAGCTCATGGACTGCTTGGCCGGTGGCTACGACACCATCTTCTCCCTGTGCGACGATTATGACCCAGGCAAGCGCGAATTCTATTTTGACCGGGACCCGGACGCATTTAAGTGTGTTATTGAGGTGTACTATTTTGGGGAGGTCCACATGAAGAAGGGCATCTGCCCCATCTGCTTCAAGAACGAGATGGACTTCTGGAAGGTGGACCTCAAATTCCTGGATGACTGTTGCAAGAGCCACTTGAGCGAGAAGCACGAGGAGCTGGAGGAGATCGCACGCAGGGTGCAGCTCATCCTGGACGACCTGGGTGTGGACGCGGCCGAGGGCCGCTGGCGCCGCTGTCAGAAGTGCGTCTGGAAGTTCCTGGAGAAGCCGGAGTCGTCGTGCCCTGCGCGGGTGGTGGCAGTTCTATCTTTCTTGCTCATTCTTGTCTCCTCTGTGGTCATGTGCATGGGCACCATACCCGAGCTGCAGGTGGTGGACGCTGAGGGTAACCGCGTGGAGCACCCGACCCTGGAGAACGTGGAGACTGCTTGTATCGGTTGGTTCACGCTGGAGTACCTGCTACGCCTCTTCTCCTCGCCCAACAAGCTGCACTTTGCCCTTTCCTTCATGAACATCGTGGATGTGCTGGCTATCCTCCCCTTCTATGTGAGCCTCACACTCACGCACCTGGGCGCGCGAATGATGGAGCTGACCAACGTGCAGCAGGCTGTGCAGGCCCTACGGATCATGCGCATCGCACGCATCTTCAAGCTGGCCCGCCACTCCTCAGGCCTGCAGACCCTCACCTACGCCCTCAAGCGCAGTTTCAAGGAACTGGGGCTGTTGCTTATGTACCTGGCCGTGGGCATCTTCGTCTTCTCCGCACTAGGCTACACCATGGAGCAGAGCCACCCTGAAACTCTGTTTAAGAGCATTCCCCAGTCCTTCTGGTGGGCCATCATCACCATGACCACAGTGGGCTATGGTGACATCTACCCCAAAACCACTCTGGGCAAGCTCAACGCGGCCATCAGTTTCTTGTGTGGGGTAATTGCCATCGCCTTGCCCATTCACCCCATCATCAACAACTTTGTCAGGTACTACAACAAACAGCGTGTCCTGGAGACGGCAGCCAAACACGAGCTGGAGCTGATGGAGCTCAACTCCAGCAGTGCAGAAGGCAAACCCGGGGGCTCTCGCAGCGACCTGGACACCCTGCCCCCGGAGCCTGCTGCCAGGGAGGGGCCAAGCTGGGGCAGCCGGCTGAAGCTCTCACACAGTGATACCTTCATCCCCCTGCTGACAGAGAAGCACCATAGGACCCGGCTCCAGAGCTGCAAGTGA